The genomic window CACATTAGTATCTAATTTGATGCCTGTAATCTATACATGTAACCGCTATCCAACGAACGATCAAGTGAAAATATTTATAACAATTGGGAGGAAAGAATATTGTTAGATAAGGATTTTCTTTTTGAAAAATATAAAGAAAAAATACATTGTGTGAAAACGAGAAACGAACCTTTCGCTACACTCAAAGGAATAGTAGATATAAAAGAAGCCCCTATTTCGACTATTTATAACGAACACCTTGAAATGTTAAAAATCAATGTCGTACACTCAATCTATTCTCGACAAGAAAAAGCGATAGAATTTCGTCTATTTTATGTAGAAGACAATTCCAAAAGCAAGATCTATTATCAGTCATATGCAAAAAATCCAATTACACTCCCTGGATTAAAGAAAGAGACAATTTACATTATCTTCGAAGAGTCTCTTGGGATTATAGAAACAAATTGTGATTTATTAGCTATCGACTTTAGAATACGACAAGGAATCGAACAAGAACATTTAGATGATAGAGATATTTATTTTTTACACTATGTTTCAAACTTTGAGAATCGATCTTTTTTTGAATGATTTAAAGAATAAAAATCCAGAGCATTGCTAGTAAGGTGAGTATGCTCTGGTTAATAACGAAAGAAGCAAGGTGGCTTTTTACGTCCAATTCATTTTTAGTTTATGGTGGCTGTTAGTTCATGCTTTGTAACTCTTAGCTGAGTAATTATAAAGGTTCATTTGTAACGTTAAAATATTACTCGAGTTTAATCATAGCTGACATAGACCCGTTTCAGAATATCCCGATCATGAGACTTAACTTTTTCTGACATGATTTGCTTTAAGCGTCTATTCGTTGTCGTGGTATACAATTTCCTGCTTTCCTTTATATTCAAGAATCTCAGTTAGGATATTCAGCAGATCATTACTAAAATAAAGTCTTTTCAACTCACGATAATAGAATTCTTTCACCGCCATTTCAGCTCATTTGGCGGTGAAAAACAAATGATGGCGGAGTAATCCGCTAAATATAACTTACTTTCTTTAACTTGACTAATTCTCTTTTGCAGTCGCTTCTTTTTCTTCGATTGATTCTGGATGAAATTCTTTCAATTTGAACTCACCAATTTTACTTATATAAAAATCAAAAAAAGACGCTTCACAAAATGAATTGCGAAACGTCTTGAAATGTTGATATAAAGATATATTAACGTTTTGAGAACTGTGAAGCTTTACGAGCTTTCTTAAGACCTGGTTTTTAATCCAGATATTTACTGATTAATCCTAACCAGCCCTAAATACTGATATAAAAGGTTTTTTATAATTTTATATTTTCTCGTCTCAGCCGATTCTTCCGACGAAGTATGGTCAAAGTATGGTCATTTTTAATGCTATGTTTATTAGCACACAATAAAAAAATACCCGCTCGAAAAGAGCGGGCCACTAAAGGATACAATCCTCATTAGTGAGGCTAAGTAAAGCTTACTACCATTTCAGGCTATGTTCAAATAATATGTTCGTTTATGTACCCCGCTCCCATGAGCGGGATGTAAAAAAAGCAATGTTGTTAGGGTGATACAATAAGAATACTATCTTTTTATTTATTATTCAACTGATATAATCGTTTTGCTATGTAAAATACGTATAATATAATTATTAAAGAGAGTATCGATATCCACGCTATACACTTCCCCCAGAAGTTTTTAGTTGTCGATACTCTCTTTAATATTGGCGCCTACAGGTAGTTTAATCCTGAATTTAAATTATTGCGAACGCTTAACTTCAGTTTGAGGATTCTTAAGATTTGATCACTTCTAGCTAAACAAAAAGACCCACTCCGGAGAGTGGGCGGGTATTAAAAAACGAATTTCTTAGTATTGAGGATAACTTTAGATTACTATGATTTTATTTATTGTTCAAGTCATGTGCTTTATGTATTTCGCCCCTCAACGAGGGGCTATTTTTTATCGCTTTGGAATAGTCAAAGCTAAGTCTCTAAAATGGAAGTCCTGATGTCCACCAGTTGTATTTCCTGCTGAATCATTCGTACGTCTAAACATGATATAAACATTTTTCCCAACAAATTTGCTCATGTCAAAATCACCTTGCATGCCATACCGTAAACCGTTAGGAACTCCCAAGTGCTTGTTCACGTCATTCCGGACAATTCCTGGTACAGATACACGTGCAAGCTCTTTACCTGTGTTTCGGTCCATTAAGAAGACATATGCAAATCGATGGTTACCCGGTCCTTGCCAACCTCTAGCGGTCAAAATTCCTTTCTTAACTTCTTTCATTAATTCAAGTTTTGCCTGTTGTCCGCCACCGTGTTGTATTGGACTTTCAGTTACATAATCGTTATGGGTTTTAGGCTTCGAACTTGCTGTACCACTAGTATTGTAGCCAAGCACATTCATCACCGCACGGATTGCTTGATCCATGTTCTGATCTAATCGTCGCATGTCATTTGCATTATCGATAAAACACCATTCGATCAATAATACATTGACGCCCGGATTAGTGTTACGGTGTACGAAGAACGTTGTGGTAGGCTTTGCTCCACGATTCGGAATTCCCAACGTATCCGCAATCACTTTTGATACAGCTGCCGCTAAAATACGCATCTGTTCGTTACCAGCCCAATAAAAAACCTCAACACCAGTTGCCTGACCATTAAAGGCATTCAAGTGACTCGTGATTGCTACGCCTGATCCCGCCGCATTCATAACCGTGACTTGGTTCTGCAAGTTTTGGTTAACAGTTGCGCCAACGTTATCTGTAGAATCGCGTACACTGGCAATTGCTTGCATCTTTTGGGTGATTGTTCGTACAACATCTGCTTCACGTCTCCCGTTTCCTACTGCACCTGGATCCATCCAGTTTGAGCCATTTTTTCTTCCTCCGTGTCCAGCACCGTTTGATCTGATCGTCATTTTACTTCACCTCTTCCTACGTAATACCAGTCCAGCATCTGTTGATCCGGATCATCTGTTTTGGGTCGTTGCTTCTGCTCAAAATCAAATGCTTCCATTTTGCCAGTTTCTGTAAATTCAGCTGCCACGGTCACGGTCGTTCCTTCGATATTGTTAAGAGTGTGTGCGGCATCCTCGATCGTGTTCTCGTCATTTTGAAACTCTGGTTTGACTACTTTGTTGTAGTCTTCTAAAAATTTTTCTTTGTTTCTCATCGGATTTACCTCCTAAATATTTAATAGAAAAAGATCAGCCTTTCGACTGCTCCTGTTCTTTATAAATTAAGTTTTCTGTACCTTCTTGACCATCACCATAATCCGGTGGATCAACATCTGGTTTAACTATGCTGTTTCCTAAATCAAATAATCCGCCAGCGGCTAACCCTGATACAGCCCCAGCCCATGCGTAGATTGCTAACTCTTGTGGTGCTAGGGTCACTGCGTATAGCACGCCTAACAAAATACCCGCAATCACATTGATCACGGGTAAGAGTTTGTACTCCTTCATTTGTGTTTTGATTAATCCTGTGACACCAACGACTAGTGGCGTAATAATACTTGCAGCAGCTAAGATTTCTGTCATTTTATTTTCTCCCCTTTCCAATTTGCTTAAAAATAGATCTTATTTGTTCCTCGATAATTGAGAGCCGATTGCTAGATTCTGTCTGATTTTTTTTTAGTTCCTTTATGGTCTCATTCAATTCACTTAGTGTATGATCCATTTTCGTGAACATCGCATAAAATTTTGCAATACCAAAAATCAATGTAAATGCCAGTGAAACAATTGCGATCCACTCAGCTACGGTTAATGCCTCCATAAGTCACCTACCTAACCCTCATTCTCTAAAATCAGTTTTGCCTGTTCCTCTGTGATCGCACCAAGTGCCAGAAATTGACCGACGTCATCTTCTGTCATCCAGCCACGATTGTACCAATCTTGGATCGTCTCAAAATTAAGCATCTTCTTGCCCTCCTTGAGCCAATTCTCTTACTTGTTGTGCTAGTTGAAGATTTTGCAACGTCAATTGCACAACCGACTTCCCTAGTGTGTCTGCTGTTTCTTGTAGCTCTTCGACTTCTTCTGGCGTGGCAGCACTCACCACACTCCATCGTTGGCGATTAAAATCAAACCCTATAACCACCACGTGTGGATCAGTCGGTGGCTCTACTTCCGTATAGGGATGGAATACAGGGCGATCCTCCGGCGTATATAGAGGCCTCAGATCTTGTAAATCTCTTGTGTCAAAAATTGCTTTGTGTCCTTCCATTTTTGTCATCCTCTCTTTTCTAAGTCATTGATTCGCTGGGCTAAGTGATTGAACATGTCAATGGTTGGGTTCGCTATCTGATCAATCCTTTTGGGTATATATAAATTGGTTAAACTAAGCGCAACTGTATATTCTACTTTTGCGTATGCCACCCGAATCGCATTTTGATTAGTTGCTTGTCGTTCAGGACCACGTAAGACCGCGGCTGCTTTTCCAACATGCCCCAGTACTGTAGTACCGGTTATCAACTCAAGTGGAAAAGTGAGTTTATCATTGAAAGTGCTCTCGTGGCTTGCCATTTCTTCCCAGTTGAAGCCGGTGTTTTCAGGCATTCTCCGATACCCAATGATCGGATATGAGGTGGTGGAATTGATATGCGCATAGGCAGTAAACTGAATATTCTTTACAAAAGGTTGAATTATAGCCAATTCCTCTTGCACTGTTTGTGGAGAAAAAAATGTGAATAATTCAGGAAACCTTCGCTTCATATCGCCAAGTACATCCCATGTAAATACAATGTGCATCCTACCATTTGCAGCTGTGGAATTAATACTAGTATCAGTCAAGTCATTCGTGGCTATTCGGTTGTATTGCGCTTGAGTGATCTCTGTCCCTCCAGTAGCATTGCTCGGCAAAGATGTCGAGAGGACGCCACCTGCTCTATGAACATTTTCGACAAAGCTTCCTCGAATTTTCCCAGTTAAATCAAGCAATGGTTCTCGAACTAGCGGTGCACCAAACATAAATTTCTCTAGTGTTTGATCAACACTTTCTTCTGTGACAAAATCCGCATCATCAAGTCGTTGCTCGATGTCACTGAGCCTTCCTTCTACCGTTGCGCGAATCTCTTCTTCAATTTCCTTCGCTAGGGCATCGATGTCAAAGGCCGCAAGGTCCGATTCAATTTGTCCAATTCGATTTTCAAATTCGGTCAAATCCTGATCAATTCCTGAGGCTTGTTCCAGAACCAAGTTTCGTAGATCCTCGAACCGCTTCACATAAAATTGCGCCATTTCTCCAAGATCTTGATCAAGCCAAGATTCTTGGAATTCGGTACTAAATGCCGGATAGTCTAAAGATTGGCCATTAGGAAACTCCACAAAAACATAAATGTTCACTGATCCGGAGTACGCGTAAATGTCATTTGGCAACATCACATTTACTTTTCCGGCTGTGGGATCCTCAATTTTGATTGAGCCATCAGCACTTTCAAAAAGGACTGACTGACCTGCATTCACGAAGTCAAAGCCCAAAATGATATTGGCTTCCGAAAGATCCAACGGCTCCCCCTTAAACTGAAAGTTGATCGTCTTTTTTGCGACGCGTTGATCATAACTGAAAAACTCTGTGTTGGTTGGTATAGGAGAAGAACGTTTTTCGGCCGTTTTATTTAACGTGATCTCACTGGTTACGTAGAGATTTTCCATCATCCGCCCTCCTTCAATCTTTGTCTTCTAACGCCCACAGTTCTTTCAAAAATTCTTGAATCCCTTCACGGCAAGTCTTCTTGTTTTTTTGGTATAATTCGGGCTCTTGGATACTGATGCTTGGTGACGTTGACACCCCTTTATCTTCATCGATCGAAGCCGATAGATAAACAACCATCGTTTCGTCAATCATGACCTGTCCATTTACATTAGTGCTTTTGTTAGTCTTTAACATCTTGGTTTTCCTCCTTTTCAAATTCGTCCATCAAGCGATCGTAAATGTCTGCTTCTTTCCCTGAAATCACACCATTGTAATCAGCTAGCACCTTACCAAACAAAGAAAAATTCTTGACATATAAGCCGCTTTCGATCACGATCTCTTCATCTAACAAGGCGTGTAGTTCTTGTGCAAACTGATTCTTTTCGGAATCTTTCACCTCATATCCTGTTTGTGCTTCGTTGATTACCAGCTTTCCATCTGCATCTTTTTCACCATACTGATCATACAGTTCCATTTCTGACTCTTGCAGCCCCTCCACTGCTTTTAATAGTTCCTTTTTGAATTTTGATCGGTGTCGGCTAGCACTTGCAGCCTTTAAGTCCATTTTTGCAATAAATGCCAACGCAGTACCTAATTCATAATTCTTTAATGTGATCGTGACTTTCTTCATGCTTTTTTCTCCATTTCTTTTTCTAGTTTTTGAATTCGTTGTTCCTGATTCTCAACGATTGAAATTAATTCCTGATTCGTTTTGGTGTTCAGATTGACTTGTTTGTTCATATCTACTTTTAAATAATGGTCTTCACCAGTAACACTAGCTAAAAATGGACTATCTTGCGCAATAAAACCGAATTGTTGCTCTTTTGGTGGTTGGAAATTTGCATCATTTGATCGGTAATTCTGCTTATAGTAGTAGTCAACCATGCGTAAACGCTTTGTCTCCTCAATACCATTTACTCGTGTATCCTGAATTCGTTCTTTTAACCTCAAGTCAGAGTTATTCAAGATACGGAAGTTGTTCATATTAAGATCTGAAAAAAAGCCAATACTAACATTATTATTTATACGAAAAGCTGCACTAATGGTAATTCGACCGCTCCCACCTTCCATCTGAAAAGGCGCTATTCTTGCTCCTCCTGCAGTGATACGACCCAAAATCAAGTGACTTGTACTTCTTGTATAGAATGAGGTAGCAGGCGTTGCACCGATCATCGTTCGCTCCACACCACCAATTTCAGCTGTTCCAGCACCGTTAAAAAATTGTAGCGCAGTTCCAGTCAATGACATAAAACGATTATTATTATTTCTAAATGTTAAAGCGGTAGGAATCAGATTCATTGTCGAGCCCATAGCATTAAAACCAACTTGAATCGCATTAGTAGCTAACTTATCCGCCGAAACAGCACGTGCTGCAATCGTAGTAGCCGTGACTGCACCTGCTGCGAGTTTAGCTGTCGTAACAGCCCCACTCGCTATTTTCCCAGCAATAATTGAATTCGCAGTGATATGACGAGCAATAATGGCGTTAGAGGCAATACTGTCTCCAACTATCGTCTGAGCCCGAATTTCATTTGCAGTGATTGTATTCGCTGCAATTTGCGCTGCTGTGATTGTGTTAGCAGCAATTTTTGCTGCAGTCACAGCTTCAGCATCCAACTTCACTGTTGTCACAGCATTTGAAGCGATTTTTATGGCAGTGATAGCACCGGAAGAAATTTCAGTTGCTGTAATTGTTCCAGCAAAGATATGGCTCCCTCGAATGGTATCTGCCGCAATCTGCGTTCCTGTGATCGTTCCTGCCGCAATTTCCGTAGCTGTGATGGTTCGTGCGGCAATCTCATTCGCAGTGACCGCATTCGTGGATATGTGCCTTGTGATAATCGCATTGGTCGCAATCTCATTGGCTGTTATCGTTTGGGCATTGATTTCTCTGGCAGTGATCGTATTGACAGCAAGATCATTCCCAATGATACTGCCTGCTCTAATTTGTGTGGTGGTGATACTTCCAGCAACGATCGACAACGCTTGGATTGTGTTCGCTCGAATCTTGCCACCATTAATCTCGACTGTATCCTCCCATTGCCAATCTGAAAGA from Enterococcus sp. DIV1094 includes these protein-coding regions:
- a CDS encoding N-acetylmuramoyl-L-alanine amidase, whose translation is MTIRSNGAGHGGRKNGSNWMDPGAVGNGRREADVVRTITQKMQAIASVRDSTDNVGATVNQNLQNQVTVMNAAGSGVAITSHLNAFNGQATGVEVFYWAGNEQMRILAAAVSKVIADTLGIPNRGAKPTTTFFVHRNTNPGVNVLLIEWCFIDNANDMRRLDQNMDQAIRAVMNVLGYNTSGTASSKPKTHNDYVTESPIQHGGGQQAKLELMKEVKKGILTARGWQGPGNHRFAYVFLMDRNTGKELARVSVPGIVRNDVNKHLGVPNGLRYGMQGDFDMSKFVGKNVYIMFRRTNDSAGNTTGGHQDFHFRDLALTIPKR
- a CDS encoding holin, with the protein product MTEILAAASIITPLVVGVTGLIKTQMKEYKLLPVINVIAGILLGVLYAVTLAPQELAIYAWAGAVSGLAAGGLFDLGNSIVKPDVDPPDYGDGQEGTENLIYKEQEQSKG
- a CDS encoding XkdX family protein, coding for MLNFETIQDWYNRGWMTEDDVGQFLALGAITEEQAKLILENEG
- a CDS encoding BppU family phage baseplate upper protein, whose product is MENLYVTSEITLNKTAEKRSSPIPTNTEFFSYDQRVAKKTINFQFKGEPLDLSEANIILGFDFVNAGQSVLFESADGSIKIEDPTAGKVNVMLPNDIYAYSGSVNIYVFVEFPNGQSLDYPAFSTEFQESWLDQDLGEMAQFYVKRFEDLRNLVLEQASGIDQDLTEFENRIGQIESDLAAFDIDALAKEIEEEIRATVEGRLSDIEQRLDDADFVTEESVDQTLEKFMFGAPLVREPLLDLTGKIRGSFVENVHRAGGVLSTSLPSNATGGTEITQAQYNRIATNDLTDTSINSTAANGRMHIVFTWDVLGDMKRRFPELFTFFSPQTVQEELAIIQPFVKNIQFTAYAHINSTTSYPIIGYRRMPENTGFNWEEMASHESTFNDKLTFPLELITGTTVLGHVGKAAAVLRGPERQATNQNAIRVAYAKVEYTVALSLTNLYIPKRIDQIANPTIDMFNHLAQRINDLEKRG
- a CDS encoding DUF1617 family protein, translating into MKKVTITLKNYELGTALAFIAKMDLKAASASRHRSKFKKELLKAVEGLQESEMELYDQYGEKDADGKLVINEAQTGYEVKDSEKNQFAQELHALLDEEIVIESGLYVKNFSLFGKVLADYNGVISGKEADIYDRLMDEFEKEENQDVKD